From the Deltaproteobacteria bacterium RBG_16_64_85 genome, the window GAGGTGGTCCGGGTCGTCTTCGTCAACTGGGAGTCGCTGACCGGCGGCGCCGTCGGGATCGCGGCGATCCCCCAGATGGGCAGGGAAATCCTGGCTGCCCTCGGGAAGTCGGGCTTCTCCCCAGGAACCCTGGGATTGAGGAACAACCAGTTCATCAGCCTGTCCGTCTTCCTCATCCTGCTGGCGGCCACTCTTCTCTCGATCCTGTTCTTCCTGCGCCTTTCCTCCTCCCGGGTCGGGAGGGCCTACAACGCCATCCGGATGGACGAGACGGCCGCGGAGGCGGCGGGGATCGACACCACCTATTACAAGGTCCTCGCCTTCAGCCAGGGGGCATTGCTCTCGGGATTCGCCGGGGCCCTGTTCGCCCACACCACTTCCTACATCAGCCCCGCGGACTTCACCTACCACCGCGCGGTGGAGATCCTCGTGTTCGCCGTCTTCGGCGGCGGCGAGCACCTCCTGGGGCCCGTGTTCGGGGCGATGTTCCTGACCGTCGTCCCGGAGGCGCTCCGGTTCGTCAGCGACTACCGCTACATCATCTACGGGATCCTCCTCGTTCTCATGATGACCTTCCGGCCGCAGGGGGTGATCGATCCTCCCCTGGTCGGCCGTCTGACCCGCCGAGGGACGGCGGAAGGCCCCTGGCGGAGCGACTCCACCCGATGACGCTGCTCGAGCTGGCAAATGTCGGCAA encodes:
- a CDS encoding amino acid ABC transporter codes for the protein MPFDWLNPYHLQVASFLLINVLLGVSIYITLATGQLSLGNAGFMSIGAYASAILTTLHGIPMPVGILLGSLLAGASGVLVGIPALRLRGVYLAIATLGFGEVVRVVFVNWESLTGGAVGIAAIPQMGREILAALGKSGFSPGTLGLRNNQFISLSVFLILLAATLLSILFFLRLSSSRVGRAYNAIRMDETAAEAAGIDTTYYKVLAFSQGALLSGFAGALFAHTTSYISPADFTYHRAVEILVFAVFGGGEHLLGPVFGAMFLTVVPEALRFVSDYRYIIYGILLVLMMTFRPQGVIDPPLVGRLTRRGTAEGPWRSDSTR